The following nucleotide sequence is from Microbacterium imperiale.
TTCACCTCGACTGGCACCTCGAGGGAGCCGTGCCCGCGGCCGAACGCAGGCACATCCTTCGAGCCCTGCGGCAAGAGATCGATGCGGACCCCAGGCCCTTGGGAGTTGCGCTCGCGGACCTCGGCTCGCCCCGGGCACTTGCCCTACGCTACGGCGAGGGCGGGCAGCCGCGGCCGCTCTGGTCGATCGGCGTGGTGGTTGCGGGAGCGATCCTCGTCGCCTACTGGCTCTTGTTCGGCACCTTCGCGGGAGGGATGCTGGCCGTGGTCGACAACGCGGCGCCGATGAGCGCTGAGGCGACATTCCTTTTTGTGACCGTCGTCGCGTTCTCCGACGACCAGGGCGTCGGAATCGGCTGGGCCAGCGGCCCGGAGTGGTTCGTCGTTCCGGGCGTGATGGTGGCCCTCGCGCTGTTGCTGGGCGCTCGGGCCTGGCGACTCGTCCCTCGTCGCGCCAGGGCTTAGCATCGCCGACGCCGCCGTCCGGTCAGCGCCGACCTACGCCGAGAACGCGCGAGGTCCGAGGTGGCAACGTGCGCGAGCGCGAGCTGGACGTGGCGGGTATGGAGGGTCGACGCCGGCGTCATCCTCACGATGTCGCAGTCAGTCCGGCTGCAACGACGACGAAGCCCTGACAAGCTCTCGCTCATCAGGGCTTCAGACCGTCGGGATGACAGGATTTGAACCTGCGACCCCTTGATGACCTCGCCCGCTTCGACGCTGACAGACAGAGGGGGACACTCGCCCGCATATCTACCCGCTGATCAGCGCTATTGTGCCGCTGATGGACAGACATCGACGGACACTGAAATACGCCGACGTACTCCGACATGTGAGACGTATGTGAGACGTGCGGCTTTCGGTCAAGCTGCGCGAAGGCGGCGCTCACGCGCGCGGCGTTCGATCCGGTCCAGCACGCGGTGCGTCGTCACTGGGTCATGCTCGAGCGCCTCGCGCGTCTCGACCGCACGGTGCAACAGCACGTAGTACCGGGCCGGCCGCAGCCCGAGCTCGGACACGCAGAGCTCGTCCTTCTCGCCGGTCCACGTCGGATGAGCAGCCTCGAAGTCGAGCAATTCAGCAGTGGTAGGCATGGGCCGATTCTCCGCCTGGCCACCGACACCCGGTCAGCCGCCCCAGATACCTGGGAGGTCGTCGCCGGCTGCAGGCCGCTCGATCCACGGAATGTCGATCTCCCACCCGCAGCCGCCGCAGCGGTAGCCGCCGTCGACGGTGCGCATGACGGTGCCGCATACCTCGCAGCGCGGCTCCGAGCCGATGTCGAAGTCGTCGTCCTCGTCCATGCGGCACAGCCTATGTCGGCGTACGATGGCATCCTCTCGGCCGGAGGAAAGGACTCCTCGGCCATGCGATCACCACTCGACCCGGACGCACTGCTCGACGTGACCCTGTCCGCGATCTGCGCCCGCAACCAGTACACCCGCGACGCCGCGCCCGTCATCACGGAGCTCATCGCTGCAGCGGGCGGGCGAGACGACATCCTCGCGCGGGCGGCCGGGATCTGGGCGGGCTACTTCGACGCCGCCGAGACCCGGGCGCTCGCGACCGCGCTGCGCGCGCTCCCCGGCGCCGAGCG
It contains:
- a CDS encoding DUF3263 domain-containing protein — its product is MPTTAELLDFEAAHPTWTGEKDELCVSELGLRPARYYVLLHRAVETREALEHDPVTTHRVLDRIERRARERRLRAA